The Magnetospirillum sp. XM-1 genomic interval GCCACGGCCTTGGGCGTGTTCGAGACCTCGATTGCCAAGATGCGGGTGTTCCGCTACGCCGACTTCCTGGGCGGCGCGCTGCTGCTCGGCCTCTTGGCCACCATCTTCCTCTACGTCTCGGAGGCGGTGTGATGGGGGCGCAGCTTTCCTACGACATCGCCCACCTGATCGGCGCCACGGTGCTGATGGCCGGCTTTTCGCTGCTGTACCAGCGCCGCCTGTTCGCGGTGCTGAACACCTTCGCCTTCCAGGCCCTGGCCCTGGCGGCCGCTGCCGCGTGGCAGGCCCATATCCAGCACGCCCCCCACCTTTACGTCACCGCCGCCATCGCGCTGATCTTCAAGGCGGTGATCGTGCCCATCGCGCTGCATTGGCTGGTGGAGCAACTGGGCATCCACAGGAACGTCGAGACCGCCATGTCCATCGGCTGGACCATGATGGCCGGGGTGGCGCTGGTGGCGCTGTCCATCCTCTTGGTGCTGCCCGTCACCGCCAACGCCACGGCGCTGACCCGCGAAAGCCTGGCCTTGGCCATGAGCGTGGTGCTGCTGGGCCTGCTGATGATGATCACAAGGCGCAACGCGGTGACCCAGGTGGTGGGCTTCATGGCACTGGAGAACGGCTTGATCCTGGCCGCCGTCTCGGCCAAGGGCATGCCGCTGGTGGTGGAGATTTCCGTGGCCTTCTCGGTGCTGGTGGCCATGACCCTGTTCGGCATCTTCTTCTTCCGCATCCGCGAGCGCTTCGACACCCTGGATCTGGTCGAGCTGGAAACCCACCGGGGAGACCGCCAATGATCGGGGGCTTCACCTTGCTGCCCGGCCTCGACAATCCGCTGTTGTGGATTCTGGGCGTGCCGCTGGGTTCGGCCGGCTTTCTGGCGGTGCTGAAGGACTGGCGGGCGGCCACCTGGATCAACGTGCTGGCGTCGGGGGTCACCTTCGCCTCGTCGCTGTTGCTGATCCATGTGCGGCCCGAGCCGACGCGGCTGCTGTTCATCGACGATTTCAACGTCTATCTGGTGGTGTTGACCGCCTTTGTTGGCCTCACCACCTCCATCTTCTCGGCCGCCTATATCGCGCGGGAATCCGAGGCGCAGCGGCTGTCCGACCTGCATTTGCGCTTCTACCACTCCATGTACCAGGCCTTCCTGTTCACCATGCTGCTGGCCCTTTGCGCCAACAATACCGGTGTGATGTGGGTGGCGGTGGAGGCGGCGACGTTGACCACCGTGCTGATGGTGAGCCTGTATCGCACCCGCGAGGCCATCGAGGCGGCGTGGAAGTACTTCATCCTGTGCTCGGTGGGCATCGGCCTCGCGCTGTTCGGCACCACCCTGGTCTACCTTGCCGCCCAGCCGGTGATGGGCGACGGGGCCGACGCCATGGCCTGGACCCTGATGATCAAGCAGGCTCATCGCTTCCAGCCCGACCTTCTGAACCTGGCCTTCGTCTTCGTGCTGGTGGGCTACGGCACCAAGGTGGGTCTGGCGCCCTTGCACGCCTGGCTGCCCGACGCCCATGCGGAAGGCCCCACCCCCATCTCGGCGGTGCTGTCGGGCCTGCTGCTCAACGTGGCGCTTTACGCCCTGCTGCGCTTCAAGATGGTCATCGCCGCCAATGGCGCCACGCTGACGCCCGGCCCGCTCTTGATCGTCATGGGCCTGTCGAGCCTGTTCCTGTCGGCCTTCATGCTGTACCGGCGCGGCGACATCAAGCGGCTGTTCGCCTATTCCTCCATCGAACACATGGGGGTGATCACCTTCGCCTTCGGCATGGGCGGCGCGGTGGCCAATTTCGCCGGTCTGCTGCACATGACCATGCACTCGCTGACCAAGTCGGCCATCTTCTTCGCCGTCGGCATCATCAGCCAGAACTTAGGCACCAAGCGCATCGCCGCCATCCGGGGGCTGACCTCCTCGCACCCGGTGCTGGGCTGGGGCTTCGTGCTGGCGGTGCTGGCCATTGCCGGCCTGCCCCCCATGGGGGTGTTCATGAGCGAATTCCTGGTGCTGAGTTCCACCTTCGCCCGTCAGCCGCTGCTGGCCATCCCGCTGGCCATCGGCCTGCTGCTGGCCTTCGGCGCCCTGGTGGCCCGGCTGCAAAGCATGGCCTTCGGCGAGCCGCCGCCCCACGCCCACGCCCACGGCAAGGCCGGGCCGCTGTCCACCGCCCTGGCGCTGACGCCGCTTTGGGTCCACATGGCCCTGGTGCTGGTGGCCGGCCTCTATCTGCCCAAGGAACTGGTGGCGTGGTTCCAGCATGTGGCGAGGTTCCTGGGATGATCGGCGACGTCACCCTTCTCGAGTTCCTCTCGCTCGGCTCGCCTGTCGAGGCGCACCGGCCGTGGCCGCGCTTCACCCTCGACCTCAAGGGCTGGCGGCTGCTGGTCGACCGCCTCCGGGTGGCGGAATGGGCGGTGATGGCCGAATGGGCCGAGCGCGAGCATATCCACGTGGCGCTCAGAGACGAGACCAATGGCGACATCGCCGTGGCGTCGCACCACACGGCCGACCGCCGCTTCCTGGCGCTGGGCAACGTCCGGCCGGGGGTGATCCGCATCGAGCGCGCCATCCACGACGTCTGGGGGCTGGCCCCCGTCGGTCTCGAGGACAAGCGCCACTGGCTGGACCACGGGCGCTGGCCGTCGCGCATGCCCCTTTCCGCCCAGCCCATGGCCCCGGCCTCCGAGCCCGATTCCTATCCCTTCCTCAAGGCGGTGGGCGACGGCCTGCACCAGATTCCGGTGGGTCCCGTCCATGCCGGCGTCATCGAGCCCGGCCATTTCCGCTTCCATTGCCAGGGCGAGGCGGTGGTCAGGCTGGAACAGCGCCTGGGCTACCAGCACAAGGGCATCGAGGGCCTGATGGCCGGCGCAACCCTGGCCAAGGCGGCGCGCATCGCCGCCCGGGTGTCGGGCGATTCCACCGTGGCCTATTCCCTGGCCTTCGCCCGCGCCGTTGAGGCCGCCACCGGCTGCGAGGTGCCGCCCCGCGCTCACTGGATCCGGGGCGTGATGGCCGAGATGGAGCGGGTGGCCAACCATGTCTTCGACATCGGCGCGGTGTGCAACGACGCCGCCTTCGCCATCATGCTGTCGCATATGGGCGTGCTGCGCGAGAAGATCGTGCGGGCCAACGACGCCCTGTTCGGCCATCGCCTCAACATGGACCGCATCGTGCCGGGCGGCGTGGCCCGCGACCTGTCGGACGAGGGGGCGGAAGCGCTGAAGCACCTGCTGCACGGCTTCGTTCGCCTGTTCGAGGAAGCCTATCAGCTCTACGAGAACTCGCCCTCGCTGTCCGATCGCACGGTGTCGACCGGCGTCGTCCAGACCTCGCTGGTCCACCGCTTCGGGGCCGGCGGCTTCGTCGGGCGGGCCTCGGGGCGCGGCCACGACGCAAGGCAATCGCCGGGCTATCCCCCCTACGACAAGCTGGACATGACCGTCCCCGTGCTGACCGAGGGCGACGTCAACGCCCGCGTGCAGGTGCGCTTCGCCGAGGCCCGGGAATCGCTGCACCTGATCAACCGCATGCTGCACGAGATGCCGGAAGGCGCCACAAGCGTGCCGGTGCCCGATGTGGCGGGCGAGGGGCTGGGCCTGGCCGAAAGCTTCCGGGGCGAGGTGGTGGTCTGGCTGCGCCTGGGCGAGGATGGCGTGGTGGAGCGCTGCCACGCCCACGATCCCTCGTGGTTCCAGTGGCCGCTGCTGGAGGCCGCCATCGAAGGCAACATCGTCGCCGACTTCCCGCTGTGCAACAAGTCGTTCAACTGTTCCTACTCGGGGCATGATCTATGATCCCGCCCATCGCCAAGATCCTGGCCCGCCACCTGCTGAAGGGCCCCCACACCCAGAAGGACGCGCCGCGTCCCGATCCCGACGGCGTCGTGGAACTGGCCGAGGCGCTGGGCCGCCGGGCGCGGGACCGGCTGGGCCGCTCGCTGTCCATCCGCGAGGTGGACGCCGGTTCGTGCAATGGCTGCGAGCTGGAGATCCACGCCGTCAACCATCCCATCTACGACCTGGAACGCTTCGGCATCCGCTTTGTCGCCAGCCCGCGCCACGCCGACGTGCTGCTGGTCACCGGCCCGGTGACGCGCAACATGGAAGAGGCGCTCCGCCGCACGGTGGAGGCCACCCCCGAACCGCGCTGGGTGGTGGCCATGGGTGATTGCGGTCGTGATGGCGGCTGCTTCGCCGGGTCCTACGCCGTGGTGGGCGGAGTCTCGGAGGTGGTGCCGGTGGATTTGCACATTCCCGGCTGCCCGCCCAGCCCCCGCCAGATCCTCGCCGGGCTGCTGGCCCTGCTGGATTGCGTGGACAAGGGATAGCCGAAAACAGGCAGGAGAAGGTCATGCCCGACATTCACCGCCGTCCCATTCCTGAGCGCATCGACTGGCTGTTCGACCTGGCCCGCCGCCATGGCGAGGTGTTTCGCGGCCCCGAGGCATGGCTGGCCCGCCAGCGCTATCTCGCCGAACACCCCACCGCCATCGCCGTGCTGAAATGCATGGACGGGCGCATCAACATTCCCGTCGCCACCAACACGCCGGCCGGCATCCTGATGCCGTTCCGCAATCTGGGCGGCATGTTCGACCTGGGCTGGCCCCATCTGGGCGAGGTGCTGGCCCACCACGTCACCCGCATGGTGGAGTCGGGACGCCGGGTGCTGTTCCTGATCACCTACCACTGGTCCAAGGGCGACAGGAAGCGCGGCTGCGCCGGGTTCGGCTACGACACCGACGCCGCCATCGCTCATACCCGCCAGATTCGCGCCCAGCTGGAGCATATCTTCGGCACCGGCCACGGCACGGTCTATCCCCTGGTCTGCGGCTTCGAGACCGACGAGGACGCCCTGGTGATCCACGGCCGTGGCGGCGCGACCCTCGACCTCGCCGCCCTGTCTGCGTCCGAGGCCGCCACCCTGGAGCCGCGCCTCGCCGCCCTGCTGCCCGACATGCCGGCCCAGATGCGCGCTGATCTGTTGCCGCTGCTTCTCGGGAACCTGGAGCACGTCGCCACGGTGCGCGACCAGACCCGCCGTCACGAGCGCCTGCTGGACGTGGAGCATCGCGAATGGATGATCTGCCTGGGCCGGGGCTTCGACTTCCTGCACACCCCCAACCTGGCCCTGATCATCGGCCCCTACAGCCCCGATCTGGCCGATCCCTTGCGCAAGGCCGCCGGCATCATCGAGGACAACATGAAGGCCGGGCGCATTCCCGACGACGGCTTCCTGCTGCTGGCCTCGGTGCCCTATGACGAGATCGGCGTCGACCGGGCGCGGGCCGAGCTGAAGTCGCGCTTCCTCTCCGACTTCGCCGCAGGCGTGCTGGCCGAGGACTTCCCCCAGCTGGCGGCAAAGATGAGCAAGCGCACCGCCGTGCTGGACTGGCGGTCGCGGGATCTGGAACTGCTGGCCGATTAACCGGCGGCTTCGTTGCTGATTTCCACCAGATTGCCGTCGGGATCGCGGATATAGACCGAGACGAGGGGGCCGCGCGCCCCCGTCCTCGCCACCGGCCCATCCTCGATGGCGACGCCGTATCCGTTCAGGTGGGCGATCACCTCCGTGATGGGAATGGTGGTGGTCAGGCAGAAATCGGCCGAGCCGCCGGTGGGGTGGAGGGCCTTGGGCTCGAATTCACGGCCCTTCTGGTGCAAGTTGATCTTCTGGCCACCGAAGGCCAGAGCCTTGCGGCCCGCTCCGAACTCCACCACCTCCATGCCCAGAACCGTCTGGTAGAAGGCGCAGGTGGCGGCGATGTCGGCCACCGTCAGGACGAAATGGTCAATGCGGTCGATACTGATCAATGGCTTCCCGCCATGGGGCAGCCGCCGCAGCCCATGGGGGTGCCGCAGGACGGCGGCGGGGCGGCGGCCGCACGGCCCTTGCCCACGTTGGGGGCCATGATCGCCTTGCCCACTTCCTTGTCGCCGCATTCGGGACAGGTCAGAGCGCCGGCCTCCTTCTTGGCGTCGTAATCGCCGCTGTTGTCGAACCATTCCTCGAAGTGGTGGTCGTGGGAGCAGCGCAGCGTATAGAGGATCATGTCGGGCTCTCGAAACAAGGAAACCGCCCCTTTATAGGGGAGCGGCTTCCCAAGTTGCAATCGGTCTAGAAGCTGTCGTCGCCGCCGCCCACGTCGTAGCCGGGGTCGAAATCGCCATAGCTCTGGTCGTCGGCGATGGTGGTGTCGTAGCTGGGCTGGGCCGCCGTGTCGCCCGCCGGGGCCGACGAGCCGTAGTAATTGTTGATGGTGGTGTCGCCCGCGGTTTGCGCGCCGGTGCCGGCCGACGAGCCGCCATGGCCGCCGGCGAACATGGACGAGATGCTGTTGGCCAGCAGCATGCCGCCGGCCACGCCCACCGCGGCACCCGCCGCCGTGCGCAGGAAGCCGCCGCCGGCCGAGGGCTGGCCGCCCCAGGGCGAGGGCTGCTGGGCGTATTGCTGCTGCGGAGGCGGCGCGTATTGCTGCTGCTGGACCTGCTGCTGCGGCGCCTGAGTGGCGGGCACCGAGCCGCGTCCGCCGCCCCACGCCCCCCGGCCGAAGCCGCCGCCGGGCTGCTGCGGCTGGGACTGGCCGGCCAGCCGGGCCTCGAGGTCGCGGATGCGGGCCTCGTTCTCCTTGATGGCCATTTCCTGCACCACCACCGCCTCGACTAGGTTGTAGGCGGCATCCGGCACGGCGCGCAGGCGCTCAACGATCAGGGCCTCGGCTTCGCGGTCCTTGGGCCCGCCCGCCAGCTTCGACAGACGGTCGAACACGCTAAGAATCAGGTCACGTTCGGAGGGGGTCATGGCTCGCCTTCCCGGTGAGAAATCGCTGAGCAAGAATGTAGGTGCGAATCGCGGCATGTCCATGGCGGAAATTTATCATTACGAATCATTAAGTTGCTACAATCTGCTCCGAAAAGTGCGGGAAATTTCACCCGATCGCGCTTGACTCTCCCGCTCACCCCTCCTAGATGGTTGGCACTCGTCGCCGGAGAGTGCTAACAGCACCCCGGCAGATCGAAACGTCTTACGGAGGTAATTCCCGAAATGAAGTTCCGTCCGCTCCATGACCGCGTGCTGGTCAAGCGCCTCGACGCCGAAGAGAAGACCGCCGGCGGCATCATCATCCCCGACACCGCCAAGGAAAAGCCCATGCAGGGTGAAGTGGTGGCTGTCGGTTCCGGCACCCGTGGCGACGACGGCAAGCTGGTGGCGCTCGACGTCAAGGCCGGCGACCGCGTGCTGTTCGGCAAGTGGTCCGGCACCGAGGTCAAGATCGACGGTGTCGATCTGCTGATCATGAAGGAATCCGACATTCTCGGCATTCTCGCCTAATTCCAGAATTCCATAGAGGTTCAGACAAATGGCTGCCAAGGAAGTCAAGTTCTCCACCGACGCCCGCACCCGCATGCTGCGCGGCGTCGACATTCTCGCCGATGCGGTGAAGGTCACCCTGGGTCCCAAGGGCCGCAACGTGGTGATCGAGAAGTCGTTCGGCGCTCCGCGCATCACCAAGGACGGCGTTACCGTCGCCAAGGAGATCGAGCTGGCCGACAAGTTCGAGAACATGGGCGCCCAGATGGTGCGCGAAGTGGCCTCGAAGACCGCCGATCTGGCCGGTGACGGCACCACCACCGCCACCGTGCTGGCCCAGGCCATCGTCCGCGAGGGCGTCAAGGCCGTGGCCGCCGGCCTCAATCCGATGGATCTGAAGCGCGGCGTCGATCTGGCCGTGGCCGCCGTGGTCGAGAACGTGAAGTCGCGTTCGCGCAAGGTCGCCACCAATGCCGAGATCGCCCAGGTCGGCACCATCTCCGCCAACGGCGAGAAGGAAATCGGCGACATGATCGCCAAGGCCATGGAAAAGGTCGGCAACGAGGGTGTGATCACCGTCGAGGAGGCCAAGGGCCTGGACACCGAGCTGGACGTGGTCGAGGGCATGCAGTTCGACCGTGGCTACACCAGCCCGTACTTCGTGACCAACGCCGAGAAGATGACCTGCGAGCTGGATAACCCCTACATCCTGCTGCACGAGAAGAAGCTGTCGGGCCTGCAGCCCCTGCTGCCCGTGCTCGAGCAGGTGGTTCAGTCCGGTCGTCCGCTGGTGATCATCGCCGAGGACATCGAGGGCGAGGCCCTGGCCACCCTGGTGGTCAACAAGTTGCGCGGCGGCCTGAAGGTCGCGGCGGTGAAGGCTCCGGGCTTCGGCGACCGCCGCAAGGCCATGCTGGAAGACATCGCCATCCTGACCGGTGGTCAGGTGATCAGCGAAGACCTCGGCATCAAGCTGGAAAGCGTCAACCTGGAGATGCTGGGCACGTCCAAGCGCATCACCATCACCAAGGAAGACACCACCATCGTCGACGGCTCGGGCAAGAAGGGCGACATCGACGCCCGTTGCAAGCAGATCCGCGCGCAGATCGAGGAGACCACCTCGGACTACGACCGCGAGAAGCTGCAGGAGCGTCTGGCCAAGCTGGCTGGCGGCGTGGCCGTCATCAAGGTCGGCGGCGCGTCCGAGATCGAGGTGAAGGAGCGCAAGGATCGCGTTGACGACGCCCTGCACGCCACCCGCGCCGCGGTCGAGGAAGGCATCGTCCCGGGCGGCGGCGTCGCCCTGCTGCACGCCGTCAAGGCCCTGGAAGGCCTGAAGTCCGGCAACCCGGACCAGGAAGTGGGCATCGGCATCGTCCGTCGCGCGCTGCAGGCTCCGGTGCGTCAGATCGCCGAGAACGCCGGCCATGACGGCGCCGTTGTCGCCGGCAAGATCGGCGAGTCCAAGGACCTGGCCTTCGGCTTCGACGCCCAGACCGGCGTCTACACCGACATGATCAAGGCCGGCATCATCGATCCGACCAAGGTCGTGCGCACCGCGCTGCAGGACGCGGCTTCCGTGGCCGGCCTGCTGATCACCACCGAAGCCATGATCGCCGAGCGCCCCAAGAAGGACGTGGGCGGCATGCCCGGCGGCGACATGGGCGGCATGGGTGGCATGGGCGGCATGGGCGGCATGGACTTCTAAGTCCGGCCAACCGACGCTTACCCGCGTTGAAGGAAACCCCTCTCCCGGCAACGGGAGGGGGGTTTTTCTTTTCAATCGCTCCAAACCGTCTACTCTTTGCTCTTCGCCATGCCCTGCGGAGGCACCATGAAGACGCTGGTCATCGCCTTTCTCGCACTGTTCGTCGGCTTCGTGCCGGCCGCCCGGGCCGGGCTGGTCGAGGAAGCCGGCGGCTTGGCCGTGTCGTTCTCCGAGGGCGGGCGGGCCGTCGCCCTCGACGCGCTGATCATCCGTCCCGACGATCGCCTGCGCCATCCGCTGGCGGTGCTCAGTCATGGCGCGCCCCGCGACGCCGCCGACCGCGAGACGATGAGCCCCGGCGCCATGCGCGCCCAGGCCCGCGAATTCGCCCGAAGGGGCTGGGTGGTGGTCACCTTCATGCGGCGCGGCTATGGCCAGTCCGAAGGCGAGTACGTGGAAAGCAGCGGCAAATGCGCCTCTCCCGACTACGTCACCTCGGGCCGCCGCTCGGCCGATGACATCCGGGCGGTGATCCGCGCCATGGCGGCCAAGCCCTATGTGGATGCGTCGCGCATTCTCAGCGTCGGCCGCTCGGCGGGCGGTCTGGCCACCGTGGCGCTCGCCGCCGATCCGCCCCCCGGCCTGGTCGCCGCCATCAGCTTCGCCGGGGGCAGGGGCTCGGTCCGTCCCGACGAGGTCTGCGTTCCCGCCCGGCTGGTGGAGGCCTTCGCCACTTTCGGCAAGACCTCGCGGGTTCCCATGCTGTGGGTCTATGCCGAGAACGACCATTTTTTCGGGCCCGCTTTGGCCCGGCAGTTCCACGACGCCTTTGCCGGGGCCGGCGGCAAGGCCGAATTCATCGCCGCCGCTCCCTTCGGGAATGACGGGCACAGCCTGTTCTCGGAAAAAGGTCAGCCCATCTGGACGCGTTATGTGGACGACTTCCTGGCGCGGCAGCACCTGACCCTGGTGGACCGGCTGCTGCCCAGCCGCGACGAGGCCTCCATCACCTATCCCGGCCGCCTCAGCGCCCAGGGCAAGGAATCGTTTCGCAAGTTCCTGGACGCCTCGGACCACAAGGCCTTCGCCCTGAGCGGCGACGGAAGCTACGGCTGGCGCAGCGGCCAGAAGACCATCGACGCGGCGGTCGAGGACGCCATGGCCAATTGCCGCAAGAACGCCAAAAGGACCTGCCGCACCGTCATGATCGACGACGAAACGGTGGAGTAGGGTGATCCGGCGGGATCGACTCGCCCCTTGCACCACCGCTTCGCACCCGCTACCGTAACCACACAACGCCACCGTATTTTTTCGAGGCTTCACAGTGCTGGATGGCAGGCGGGTACTTCTCATCATCTCGGGCGGCATCGCCGCCTACAAGTCGCTGGAACTGATCCGTCGCCTGAAGGATCGGGGATGCGCCGTGCGCTGCATCCTGACCAAGGGCGGGGCCAATTTCGTCACCCCGCTTTCGGTGGCGGCGCTGTCGGGCGATAAGGTCTATCAGGAGACCTTCTCGCTCACCGACGAGGCCGAGATGGGCCATATCAGGCTCTCGCGGGAAGCCGATCTGGTGGTGGTGGCGCCGGCCACCGCCAATTTGCTGGCCAAGATGGCCGCCGGCATCGCCGACGATCTGGCGTCCACCGCGCTGCTCGCCACCGACAAGCGGGTGCTGGTGGCGCCGGCCATGAACACCATGATGTGGGAGCACGCGGCGACAAAGGCCAACATGGCGATCCTGGAGGGCCGCGGCGTCGCCCGCGTGGGCCCCGGGGCCGGCGACCTGGCCTGCGGCGAGGTGGGGGCGGGCCGCATGGCCGAGCCCGCCGAGATTCTGGCCGCCATCGGGGCCATGCTGTCCGACGGCCCGCTTTCGGGCGTGAAGGCCGTGGTCACCAGCGGCCCGACGCACGAGGCCATCGACCCGGTGCGCTTCATCGCCAACCGCTCGTCGGGCAAGCAGGGCCACGCCATCGCCGGCGCCCTGGCCGCCCTGGGGGCCGAGGTCACCCTGGTCAGCGGCCCGGTCACCATCCCTGATCCCGCCGGAATGCGCGTGGTGAAGGTGGAAAGCGCCATCCAGATGCTGAACGCGGTGCGTGGCCTCCTGCCCGCCGATGTGGTGGTGTGCGCGGCGGCCGTCGCCGACTGGACGGTGGCCAACCGCGCCACCGAGAAGCGCAAGAAGAAGGTGGGCGATCCGCCGCCCACCATCGAGCTTACTCCCAATCCCGACATCCTGATGACGGTGTCCAAGGCGGAAGGGCCGGCGCGGCCCCGTCTGGTGGTGGGCTTTGCCGCCGAGACGGAGAAGCTGCTGGAACACGCCGCCGACAAGCGGGCGCGCAAGGGCTGTGACTGGATCGTCGCCAACGACGTCTCCGAGGGCAGCGGCACCTTCGGCGGCGATGCCAACACCGTCCACGTCATGGACGGAGCGGGCACGGAATCCTGGCCGGCCATGGGCAAGGACGAAGTGGCGCGCAGGCTGGCCGAGCGCATCGCCAGGGCTTTGGGGAAACTGTGATGGTTCAAGTCAGCATTCTGCGCCTGGAGCACGCCGCCGATCTTCCGCTGCCAGCCTACGAGACGGCGCACGCGGCGGGCATGGACCTGATGGCCTGCATCCCCGCCGACATCACCTTGGGCCCAGGCGAGCGGGCGATCATTCCCGCCGGTTTCGCCATCGCCCTGCCCGAAGGCTTCGAGGCCCAGGTGCGGCCGCGTTCCGGCCTGGCCGCCAAGCACGGCATCACGGTGCTGAACGCGCCGGGCACCATCGATGCCGATTACCGGGGCGAGGTGGGCGTCATCCTGATCAATCTGGGCCAGACCGCGTTTGCCATTTCGCGCGGCATGCGCATTGCCCAGATGGTGGTGGCGCCGGTGTCGCGGGCGCAATGGCGCGAAGCGGAAAGTTTGGACGATACCCAAAGGGGGACCGGCGGCTTCGGCTCGACCGGCACGGGAAAGAAGGGCTAGACCTCATGCTGCGGCCTTCCAAGAAAATGCTGTTCGCCATCGAGGCGGTTCTCGATATCGCCTACCACGCCGGCGGCGAGCCGGTGCAGAGCCGCGAGATCACAAGGCGCCAGGGCATTCCGCGCCGCTATCTGGAACAGACCCTGCAGCAATTGGTGCGCGCCGGCATCCTGGTGGGCGTGCGCGGGCCGCGCGGCGGCTACCGCCTGGCGCGGGAGCGCCGCCGCATCTCGGTGGGCGAGGTGGTGCGCGTGGT includes:
- a CDS encoding DUF1178 family protein, whose translation is MILYTLRCSHDHHFEEWFDNSGDYDAKKEAGALTCPECGDKEVGKAIMAPNVGKGRAAAAPPPSCGTPMGCGGCPMAGSH
- a CDS encoding carboxysome shell carbonic anhydrase domain-containg protein, producing the protein MPDIHRRPIPERIDWLFDLARRHGEVFRGPEAWLARQRYLAEHPTAIAVLKCMDGRINIPVATNTPAGILMPFRNLGGMFDLGWPHLGEVLAHHVTRMVESGRRVLFLITYHWSKGDRKRGCAGFGYDTDAAIAHTRQIRAQLEHIFGTGHGTVYPLVCGFETDEDALVIHGRGGATLDLAALSASEAATLEPRLAALLPDMPAQMRADLLPLLLGNLEHVATVRDQTRRHERLLDVEHREWMICLGRGFDFLHTPNLALIIGPYSPDLADPLRKAAGIIEDNMKAGRIPDDGFLLLASVPYDEIGVDRARAELKSRFLSDFAAGVLAEDFPQLAAKMSKRTAVLDWRSRDLELLAD
- a CDS encoding hydrogenase-4 component E, with translation MGAQLSYDIAHLIGATVLMAGFSLLYQRRLFAVLNTFAFQALALAAAAAWQAHIQHAPHLYVTAAIALIFKAVIVPIALHWLVEQLGIHRNVETAMSIGWTMMAGVALVALSILLVLPVTANATALTRESLALAMSVVLLGLLMMITRRNAVTQVVGFMALENGLILAAVSAKGMPLVVEISVAFSVLVAMTLFGIFFFRIRERFDTLDLVELETHRGDRQ
- a CDS encoding hydrogenase 4 subunit F translates to MIGGFTLLPGLDNPLLWILGVPLGSAGFLAVLKDWRAATWINVLASGVTFASSLLLIHVRPEPTRLLFIDDFNVYLVVLTAFVGLTTSIFSAAYIARESEAQRLSDLHLRFYHSMYQAFLFTMLLALCANNTGVMWVAVEAATLTTVLMVSLYRTREAIEAAWKYFILCSVGIGLALFGTTLVYLAAQPVMGDGADAMAWTLMIKQAHRFQPDLLNLAFVFVLVGYGTKVGLAPLHAWLPDAHAEGPTPISAVLSGLLLNVALYALLRFKMVIAANGATLTPGPLLIVMGLSSLFLSAFMLYRRGDIKRLFAYSSIEHMGVITFAFGMGGAVANFAGLLHMTMHSLTKSAIFFAVGIISQNLGTKRIAAIRGLTSSHPVLGWGFVLAVLAIAGLPPMGVFMSEFLVLSSTFARQPLLAIPLAIGLLLAFGALVARLQSMAFGEPPPHAHAHGKAGPLSTALALTPLWVHMALVLVAGLYLPKELVAWFQHVARFLG
- a CDS encoding VOC family protein; its protein translation is MSIDRIDHFVLTVADIAATCAFYQTVLGMEVVEFGAGRKALAFGGQKINLHQKGREFEPKALHPTGGSADFCLTTTIPITEVIAHLNGYGVAIEDGPVARTGARGPLVSVYIRDPDGNLVEISNEAAG
- a CDS encoding nickel-dependent hydrogenase large subunit; translated protein: MIGDVTLLEFLSLGSPVEAHRPWPRFTLDLKGWRLLVDRLRVAEWAVMAEWAEREHIHVALRDETNGDIAVASHHTADRRFLALGNVRPGVIRIERAIHDVWGLAPVGLEDKRHWLDHGRWPSRMPLSAQPMAPASEPDSYPFLKAVGDGLHQIPVGPVHAGVIEPGHFRFHCQGEAVVRLEQRLGYQHKGIEGLMAGATLAKAARIAARVSGDSTVAYSLAFARAVEAATGCEVPPRAHWIRGVMAEMERVANHVFDIGAVCNDAAFAIMLSHMGVLREKIVRANDALFGHRLNMDRIVPGGVARDLSDEGAEALKHLLHGFVRLFEEAYQLYENSPSLSDRTVSTGVVQTSLVHRFGAGGFVGRASGRGHDARQSPGYPPYDKLDMTVPVLTEGDVNARVQVRFAEARESLHLINRMLHEMPEGATSVPVPDVAGEGLGLAESFRGEVVVWLRLGEDGVVERCHAHDPSWFQWPLLEAAIEGNIVADFPLCNKSFNCSYSGHDL
- the groL gene encoding chaperonin GroEL (60 kDa chaperone family; promotes refolding of misfolded polypeptides especially under stressful conditions; forms two stacked rings of heptamers to form a barrel-shaped 14mer; ends can be capped by GroES; misfolded proteins enter the barrel where they are refolded when GroES binds); translated protein: MAAKEVKFSTDARTRMLRGVDILADAVKVTLGPKGRNVVIEKSFGAPRITKDGVTVAKEIELADKFENMGAQMVREVASKTADLAGDGTTTATVLAQAIVREGVKAVAAGLNPMDLKRGVDLAVAAVVENVKSRSRKVATNAEIAQVGTISANGEKEIGDMIAKAMEKVGNEGVITVEEAKGLDTELDVVEGMQFDRGYTSPYFVTNAEKMTCELDNPYILLHEKKLSGLQPLLPVLEQVVQSGRPLVIIAEDIEGEALATLVVNKLRGGLKVAAVKAPGFGDRRKAMLEDIAILTGGQVISEDLGIKLESVNLEMLGTSKRITITKEDTTIVDGSGKKGDIDARCKQIRAQIEETTSDYDREKLQERLAKLAGGVAVIKVGGASEIEVKERKDRVDDALHATRAAVEEGIVPGGGVALLHAVKALEGLKSGNPDQEVGIGIVRRALQAPVRQIAENAGHDGAVVAGKIGESKDLAFGFDAQTGVYTDMIKAGIIDPTKVVRTALQDAASVAGLLITTEAMIAERPKKDVGGMPGGDMGGMGGMGGMGGMDF
- the groES gene encoding co-chaperone GroES, producing the protein MKFRPLHDRVLVKRLDAEEKTAGGIIIPDTAKEKPMQGEVVAVGSGTRGDDGKLVALDVKAGDRVLFGKWSGTEVKIDGVDLLIMKESDILGILA
- a CDS encoding NADH-quinone oxidoreductase subunit B family protein; this translates as MIPPIAKILARHLLKGPHTQKDAPRPDPDGVVELAEALGRRARDRLGRSLSIREVDAGSCNGCELEIHAVNHPIYDLERFGIRFVASPRHADVLLVTGPVTRNMEEALRRTVEATPEPRWVVAMGDCGRDGGCFAGSYAVVGGVSEVVPVDLHIPGCPPSPRQILAGLLALLDCVDKG
- a CDS encoding DUF2076 domain-containing protein, with the translated sequence MTPSERDLILSVFDRLSKLAGGPKDREAEALIVERLRAVPDAAYNLVEAVVVQEMAIKENEARIRDLEARLAGQSQPQQPGGGFGRGAWGGGRGSVPATQAPQQQVQQQQYAPPPQQQYAQQPSPWGGQPSAGGGFLRTAAGAAVGVAGGMLLANSISSMFAGGHGGSSAGTGAQTAGDTTINNYYGSSAPAGDTAAQPSYDTTIADDQSYGDFDPGYDVGGGDDSF